The Schizosaccharomyces pombe strain 972h- genome assembly, chromosome: I genome contains a region encoding:
- a CDS encoding uncharacterized protein (S. pombe specific DUF999 protein family 4): MSNPESLKKQVEPPGYNELFMVEDVCNVDLEQGLDLCKPEKVNKQSQRSRQSRQSLFTNTIKPQKDKMNIKTNKIKEFLNDPFTEFSKFHNSYYPDGRISTRSNFRWPLLIIWSIIIVFAVDKKFEVQKFLSIWINENRFYSEIWVPIAIYVCLLVLMLLSLIFFAEFAVLALRVTGVIIAVLGAVLGMIIAVLGMIIAALGMIIAALGATITGLLYFGHWALYKLVILSLGFKIVTPGDVCVSNTLPTHNGETALHSETTVGSDIEQIELQNMPTPVKK; this comes from the exons ATGTCAAATCCAGAAAGCTTGAAAAAACAGGTTGAACCTCCTGGTTACAATGAGTTATTTATGGTGGAAGATGTTTGTAATGTGGACCTAGAGCAGGGACTTGATTTGTGTAAGCCTGAAaaggtaaacaaacaatctCAACGATCTCGACAATCCCGACAATCCCTCTTTACCAACACCATTAAGCCTCAAAAAGACAAGatgaatattaaaacaaataaaatcaaagagtttttaaatGACCCTTTTActgaattttctaaattccACAATAGCTATTATCCTGATGGAAGGATTTCTACCCGCAGTAATTTTCGTTGGCCCTTGCTTATTATTTGGTCTATTATCATTGTATTCGCAGTAGACAAAAAGTTCGAAGTCCAAaagtttctttcaatttggataaatgaaaatcgGTTCTACAGTGAAATTTGGGTGCCTATTGCTATTTACGTTTGTTTGCTTGTTTTAATGTTACTTAGTTTAATTT tcTTTGCAGAGTTTGCGGTACTTGCTTTACGGGTGACCGGTGTGATTATAGCAGTCTTGGGTGCAGTCTTGGGTATGATTATAGCAGTCTTGGGAATGATTATAGCAGCCTTGGGAATGATTATAGCAGCCCTGGGTGCAACTATAACTGGCCTTTTGTATTTTGGTCATTGGGCTCTTTACAAACTTGTAATATTGTCTTTAGGCTTTAAAATTGTGACACCAGGAGACGTCTGTGTTTCTAACACTCTTCCTACACATAACGGAGAAACAGCATTACATTCAGAAACAACAGTTGGTTCTGATATTGAACAAATAGAACTACAAAATATGCCTACTCCtgtgaaaaaataa